In Microvenator marinus, one genomic interval encodes:
- a CDS encoding AAA family ATPase: protein MMEMSRLHHLVLEALTRQDELDPAIARLINAAFSSAEELEYALKSTQELDEKSHVEEDAPEVPKAFLKKVEVTGFRGVGPKTVVHFHPGPGLTLVVGRNGSGKSSIAEALEVVLTGDSFRWSNRSAKTDWLRGWKNLHSAARPTVSATLLINGQPTPLEIKRQWEDDADHHQSTLSVKHLKDEEPDFSEVGWKDAVTTFRPLLSYNELGAQLDKGPASLFDSLDAVLGLDELTKVKGLLADARKKRETHAKAAKTAKAEAKALAEQSDDPRADAALKLLKSRKPNLEEVEALIEGEPEDESRLQKLKSAAQLKCPPAERVLEAAENLREALKHLESLEGTQVAIDTEAASLILGAIKVVERTQNESCPVCQVGKLDAAWIEEAKTKLKSMEDQKNQMASARAALRKAASDAQMLVGQASTLPAGLELGSLEVAAKALQAWKDLPAERELPLHLMTRFDALQAAYQAVRDEAQSILQTLETQWRPVKKALGTFLDASREAETVDEDIQALKDSESWLVAFEDQVRQERFAPIAARTQEIWDLLKQQSNISLEDIKLTGKGTKRKVDMKVNVDDQEAVALGVMSQGELHSLLLSLFLPRLTLDESPFSFVVLDDPVQAMDPAKVDGLARVLEDTAKTHQVIVFTHDTRLVDAVRRLRIPAHIKSVSRQKRSKVSVESTKSPAWQLIEDALNIASNSDQMAPRIAQRVVPGLCRSALELAFKEMAWETMLNNGVSHQECETRINTAKKTLDLARLALFGDNVATDPYQTLDNKYHRRVSGPLRTTIKHAHEPYAGDLNLLIEDTKAALKELGAT, encoded by the coding sequence ATGATGGAAATGAGCCGACTCCACCACCTTGTGTTGGAAGCGTTGACACGCCAAGACGAGCTTGATCCCGCGATCGCGAGGCTGATCAATGCCGCATTCAGCTCTGCCGAGGAGCTAGAATACGCGCTAAAGTCCACACAGGAACTCGATGAGAAGTCCCACGTGGAGGAGGACGCCCCAGAAGTACCCAAGGCCTTCCTCAAGAAGGTGGAGGTCACGGGGTTTCGGGGCGTCGGTCCAAAGACCGTGGTTCACTTTCATCCCGGGCCTGGCCTTACCCTTGTGGTGGGTCGCAACGGCAGCGGAAAGTCCTCGATTGCCGAGGCGCTCGAAGTTGTTCTCACGGGAGATAGTTTCCGGTGGAGCAACCGTAGCGCGAAGACAGATTGGCTTCGTGGTTGGAAGAACTTGCACAGCGCTGCGCGCCCCACCGTCAGTGCGACTTTACTCATCAATGGTCAGCCGACGCCCCTCGAAATCAAGCGCCAATGGGAGGACGATGCCGACCACCATCAGTCCACGCTTAGCGTCAAACATCTGAAGGACGAAGAGCCCGATTTCTCCGAAGTGGGCTGGAAAGACGCTGTCACAACCTTTCGCCCGCTGCTCTCGTACAATGAGTTAGGTGCGCAGCTCGACAAGGGGCCGGCCTCGCTTTTTGACTCACTGGACGCGGTCCTCGGTCTGGACGAGCTCACAAAAGTTAAGGGCCTGCTCGCCGACGCCCGGAAGAAACGAGAAACCCACGCGAAGGCGGCCAAAACGGCCAAGGCTGAGGCGAAAGCATTGGCCGAGCAGTCCGACGATCCGCGTGCTGACGCGGCGCTCAAGCTTCTGAAATCTCGTAAGCCTAACCTCGAGGAAGTCGAGGCGCTGATCGAAGGAGAGCCGGAAGATGAGTCTCGACTGCAGAAGCTCAAGTCGGCGGCGCAACTCAAGTGCCCTCCCGCGGAACGCGTCTTGGAGGCGGCCGAGAATTTGCGAGAGGCCCTCAAACATCTGGAGTCTCTGGAGGGTACGCAGGTGGCGATTGATACCGAAGCGGCCTCACTGATTCTGGGCGCCATCAAGGTGGTGGAGCGCACGCAGAACGAATCCTGTCCGGTGTGTCAGGTGGGCAAGCTTGACGCGGCGTGGATTGAGGAGGCCAAGACAAAGCTCAAGTCCATGGAAGACCAGAAGAACCAGATGGCCAGCGCGCGTGCTGCGCTTCGAAAGGCTGCAAGTGATGCACAGATGCTCGTAGGACAGGCGAGCACTTTGCCCGCTGGGTTGGAGCTTGGCTCGTTGGAAGTAGCTGCAAAGGCACTTCAGGCATGGAAAGACCTACCTGCAGAGCGCGAGCTTCCGCTGCACCTAATGACGCGGTTTGACGCCCTGCAGGCCGCGTATCAGGCGGTTCGAGACGAAGCGCAGAGTATCCTGCAAACCCTTGAAACTCAGTGGCGGCCCGTTAAAAAGGCTCTGGGCACCTTCTTAGATGCGTCCAGAGAGGCGGAAACGGTGGACGAGGATATCCAAGCGCTCAAGGACTCTGAGAGCTGGTTGGTGGCCTTTGAAGATCAGGTTCGACAAGAGCGTTTTGCCCCCATTGCGGCGCGCACTCAGGAGATCTGGGACCTTCTAAAGCAACAATCGAATATCTCACTCGAGGACATCAAACTTACCGGCAAAGGGACGAAGCGAAAGGTGGACATGAAGGTGAACGTGGATGACCAGGAGGCCGTGGCGCTCGGGGTCATGAGCCAGGGTGAGCTCCACTCACTGCTCCTTAGTCTATTCCTACCGCGCCTGACCCTGGATGAGAGTCCGTTTTCGTTCGTGGTGCTCGACGACCCGGTTCAGGCCATGGACCCGGCCAAGGTGGATGGATTAGCTCGTGTCTTGGAGGATACTGCGAAGACACACCAGGTGATCGTGTTCACCCACGACACCCGACTTGTGGACGCGGTGCGTCGACTCAGAATTCCCGCGCATATCAAGAGTGTGAGTAGACAAAAACGTTCAAAAGTCAGCGTCGAATCCACTAAATCGCCAGCCTGGCAACTGATTGAGGATGCTCTTAATATTGCGAGCAACTCAGATCAGATGGCGCCCCGTATCGCTCAGCGCGTGGTGCCGGGCCTATGCCGCAGCGCCCTTGAACTCGCCTTCAAAGAGATGGCCTGGGAGACCATGCTCAACAACGGTGTCTCACATCAGGAGTGCGAAACCCGCATCAACACGGCCAAGAAGACGCTCGACCTCGCGCGCCTTGCCCTCTTCGGGGACAATGTCGCCACGGATCCGTATCAAACTCTGGACAACAAGTATCATCGTCGCGTTTCTGGACCGCTGAGAACGACCATCAAGCACGCGCATGAGCCTTACGCGGGCGATTTGAACCTGCTCATCGAAGACACAAAAGCCGCGCTCAAAGAGTTGGGGGCCACATGA
- a CDS encoding glutathione S-transferase family protein encodes MKFYTNPLSRGQMARWALHEVGAQYEEVLLEYDGSMKSAEYLAINPMGKVPCIEHEGNIVTEAAAICLYLADAFPKAGLGPKNLAERAAMLRWSFFAAGPLEQAVINRALGFEVGDDAMKQRQAGYGTYDGCVEVLSQHFAAHDYVCGDRFTIADVYVGSHVDWGMTFGSLPERPSFLAYAERLRARSAYKEARSIDAKLGAQ; translated from the coding sequence ATGAAGTTTTACACTAATCCGTTGAGCCGTGGACAAATGGCTCGTTGGGCTTTGCACGAGGTCGGGGCCCAGTATGAAGAAGTTCTGCTCGAGTACGATGGCTCAATGAAGTCGGCCGAGTACCTGGCGATCAACCCGATGGGAAAAGTGCCCTGCATTGAGCACGAAGGAAATATCGTTACGGAGGCAGCCGCCATCTGTCTCTACCTCGCCGATGCCTTCCCCAAGGCGGGGCTCGGCCCGAAAAACCTGGCCGAGAGAGCGGCCATGTTGAGGTGGTCGTTCTTTGCGGCTGGCCCACTTGAGCAGGCAGTGATCAATCGGGCGTTAGGCTTCGAGGTCGGGGACGACGCGATGAAGCAGCGACAAGCTGGATACGGCACCTATGACGGATGCGTGGAGGTTTTGAGCCAACACTTTGCGGCGCATGATTACGTGTGTGGAGACCGGTTTACGATTGCGGATGTCTATGTGGGCTCCCATGTAGACTGGGGAATGACATTCGGCTCCCTTCCGGAGAGGCCTTCCTTTCTTGCTTATGCTGAAAGGTTGCGCGCTCGCTCAGCTTACAAA